Below is a genomic region from Brassica oleracea var. oleracea cultivar TO1000 chromosome C9, BOL, whole genome shotgun sequence.
CAACGTTGATACGTTAAAGCTTGGTCGATTTAGCTAACAAATCTCGAAAATCTTGATATTAGGTCAATATCGGTTTTGATAAATTCTACTTGACGTTATTGTCACGAAATGAGGGATCGACTACGTCCGAGAACTAAATCTGGACTTCGGATTAGTAGCTTATGTTGTAAACTCATATATCATTATTAAAGTAAAATTCTGTATAAATATTTATTTTGGCAAGACTGTTGAAATATATTACTAACTAAGAAATCATATATCAAAGTTAAAGTGTATACAAATAAAAATAAACTAAATATAATTAGAAACATTTTTACATCAATATATATATATTCATTTATCAAAATTAGTTTTAAGTGTACATTAACAAATACAAAACAATAGTAATACTAATCAAATAAAAATTTTGTTGATATTTAACTGATTAAAATTTTATTTAAAATTATCAGTCCATTTAGTTAATTAAAATTTTCATTTTTACTAATTGAAAGTATTTTAAATAAAACAAAAATATCCTAATTTATTATAATTTATATATTTCATATATAATATTTTAAATTAGGGTATAAGAGAGATATTATAGATAAATAATCATTAAATAAAATAAAAATATTTTATATAATTTAGATTGTTAAACAAAATAAAATAAAAACAATACATTTATTGTTTTATTTTTTTTCCAACCGATATGATGGAGGTAAAATATGTCAAAATGTAAACTGAGATTTTCTTTTAAAATAAAATAATATCATATTTAATTAAAAATATTTTTATATCTTCACAAGATTTGGAGATATACATAATATTTTATTTATTATCATAAATTTATATTTTTAACTCATTTTTCGTTGGAACAAAATCTTCTTCTTTTTTGAATAAGGAACAAAATCTTTTAAGAAGCATTTACATAGAATATACTCCAGTTAAGTCTAATATATATCGATCACATCATAACAAACATTTACAGAGTACAAAATACTAGCAATTTTGCAATAAAAATATTCAGCATGGGATTTCGTTTAGCTCTCGTTTGCTCAGCCATCGTGTTGCTAAGCATCTCCGGCTTAAGCCATGCCGGAGTCACCAGTAGCTACACCAGAGTAGCTGAACCTTCTGAAGAGATGCCACTTGAAACCTTCCCTCCTCCTGCCGGCTTAAACGCTCCAGAACAAGTACTTTCAAATTTATCTATATTGAATCAACTTCTACTTTTATTACTTAATACTTACGAAAACTCTTTCTCCTTTCTCAGGTTCATATAACGCAGGGAGATCACAACGGTCGAGGTATGATAATCTCGTGGGTGACGCCGATAAACGATGATGGTTCTAACTTCGTTAAATACTGGATCACGGATAGTGATGAGAGTACAAAGGAGAGCGCTGAAGCATCAACGTCGTCCTACACATACTACGACTACACCTCTGGGTTTCTTCATCACGCCACTATTAAAGGGCTTAAGGTTTAAATTTTTTTCAGTGTAATATGTCTATTTAAATAGGGTTCTTGAATAAATGAACCTTTGTATTCTTTATTCCTTGTGTGCAGTATGATACTAAGTATTTCTACGAGCTCGGAACCGGTCGTTCCAGTAGACGTTTCTCCTTCACAACTCCTCCAAAAGCCGGTCCAGATGTTCCCTATACATTTGGCGTCATTGGTAATCCACAGATTCACTTTTTTTAAACGAATTTTAGGGTTTTGGATATAATTTCTAAACTATAAGCTAATTTATTTTTATAGGTGATCTAGGGCAAACCTATGCCTCTAACCAGACATTGTATCACTATATGTCGAACCCTAAAGGCCAAGCGGTGCTTTTTGTCGGAGACTTGTCGTACGCAGATGACCACCCGAACCACGACCAAAGAAAATGGGATTCTTATGGCCGATTCGTGGAACCAAGTGCTGCGTATCAGCCTTGGATATGGGCTGCAGGGAACCACGAAATAGATTTTGCACCATCAATAGTAAGATCTGATATATATATATATATTTATATTTTTTTTCCATAGGAAATACAATCTTAGTTTTTATTGTTAAACCATTTAATGTTTTTCAGGGCGAGACTCAGGCTTTCAAGCCGTACAAAAACCGTTACCACGTTCCCTATAGAGCCTCGAAGAGTACTTCTCCACTTTGGTACTCAATAAAACGAGCCTCAGCTTACATCATCGTACTCTCCTCGTACTCAGCTTTTGGTAACAATCGACGATTCTCACACTACACTATTCCAATTTTTACTATTTACCACCTAATTTTCTAATGTGATACGGTACCACAGACAAGTATACACCACAAAACTCGTGGCTCGAGAGTGAGCTCAAGAAAGTAAACAGAGAAGAAACTCCGTGGTTGATTGTTCTTGTTCACTCGCCGTGGTACAACAGCAACGGTTATCACTATATGGAAGGTGAAAGCATGAGAGTCACGTTCGAGCCATGGTTCGTCGAAAACAAGGTTGATATTGTCTTTGCCGGTCATGTTCATGCGTACGAGCGATCAGAGCGTGTCTCCAATATCAAGTACAATATCACTGATGGTTTGAGTTCTCCGGTTAAAGATCCATCTGCTCCGATTTATATCACCATTGGGGATGGAGGCAACATAGAAGGAATCGCTAACGAGTAATAAAAAGAAACCATAATATATAGCATTCAATTTAAGCTTCTTTTTTCTTTTGTCCTGTTTGATCAAAGATGTTTGTTTTTCATGCAGATACACGTACCCGCAACCGAGTTACTCAGCTTATAGGGAAGCTAGTTTCGGACACGCTCTCCTAGAGATTAAGAACAGGACACACGCCCTTTACACTTGGCATAGGAACCAAGATGACGAGCCAGTTATAGCCGACTCTCTGTGGGTGAAGAATAGACATTTCTTGCCGGAGGAGGAGGAGACACTTTCCGGCGACTCGAGTGCCTGATTTGCTTTTGTTTTTTCTAGTTTTAATTTTCTTTTTTGTTAGGATTTTTTTTTTCTCTTTTTAGAAAAAATAACGTTAGACAGTGTTCTTTGAACTTTGTTATGTTCTGTTAGTTTTGTAAGTTTTATCTACTAGCTGTGTTATTATTTTATTCTAGAAATGATAATAATTCCAACACGTACAATACTTTATGTGCATATCCTTTTGACAAAACCTTAACGACATACAATATAAAACAAAATAATAACAAATCAACCTAATTGATAATCAATTACCAAAATTTAAACAGGAGATTCAGTATATTCCAATTAATATATACCAAAATATTGTTAAGAATTTGTTTTGAGATTCAACTAAAATCAAATTGATGATATATATAAGATGCAATGATGTAACTTTTTTGTTTTTTATATAAATAATATTTTGTTGGTTTTATATGTTAACTAGGTGTTTTTTTTTTTTTTTTTTTTTTTAAAACTTAATGTTTTACCCGGATATAAATCTACTTGTGTATGGATCACATCACACACAAGTAAAATTAATAAGTAAAATTAATTCATGTGTATTCAACCTCAAGTAGTAGATGATACCTTTCTTATCATAGGCACTCAGTTTTGGAAACGACGATCTATCTAATTATGTAATATATGTAGTAAATAATTTTTTCCGCATATTCAGGTAAAATATTTGAATTGTAAGAATAGAATGAAGAGGAACGCTACATTGCCTAACGTTCCTCAAAAATGTTACCATTTATGAGGAATATTTTTTCTTCTTCATTCCTTTTTTTGTAGAGAATTATATGCAAATTTATTTCTGGTTAATTTTGATAAGGAACTTCATTCCTCGTCATTCTCAAAATTTTATTTCTATTCTTTTTTTTTTCTAATCATTCCTAATGTTTTTCGATGGTTACTGGTCACAGTTACGCCCCTGGTTAATGTATAAAACTAACAAAATCTTATTTATATAAAAACAAAAAAAACTACATCATTGCGTCTTATATTTATATGGAAAGTTATTTTTGGTCCAAAATCTTAACAATATTTTGGTCCACACACGAATAGACCACACCGCACACACCGTGTGGAAACTTAGAGGCAAGATAAATATGTATTTTACCGTCTACTCACGCAAAAGCAGTCACCGACAGTGGATGGAAGGTTCTTGAAAAAGGCATGAGTGTGCATGTGGTTAATAGAGAATATCTGGCAATTAATGTTGTAACTCCTTATAGTTAGTTATCAAACATGTTAAAAACTATATGGCTTATTGCCATAGCGGTTGCATTTGATTTGATGTTAGTAGTGAAAATAACTATAAAAAATAAATAAATGAATAATAAATAAATGAATCATGAACAATGTTGGGTTTTAGTTAGAGAGTGTTTCGAAAAACAGGGTAAGAGTTGTCGAGTTCGAGTCTTTCAAGGATTTGCTGAGTTTTCCATAAGTAAGAGGAGTGACCTTCCACCATATCAGTTACATCCACCTGCAAAGTTAAGGGTATTAGATAGGTAACAATGAAGATGATGGTGATGAATCTGATATTTATATCATTCAAATTAACATGAACTGAAAATATATAAACAAAAGGAGAGGGAATGAGATGTACATCCTCGATCCCTGGGATACAGACCGGCTGGATTCCAGCTAATCCTTGAGCCAGGAGACTGCGAAAATTAAGAAAGGAAAACAAAAATTGGATTTTCAGGTGAAATTGAAGAGCAAAGTTTACAAAGGAAGGAAGATAAGTACCTTGCACGGAAAGCAACCCCGAGTGTCCAATCATTTGTGGCGTAAACGTTGATGAATCTTCCGGCCACCATCTAAGGTAACCGAACAAAAGACACAGTAAAGACAGAAACACAACGTATTTGTTTGCTAGAATGCGAAGATCTAGTATTACCTTTCTTACGTCTCGCCAGTTCTCGTTATTGATTGATATTGGGGCTCCAAGAAGAACAACTCTTTCCACAATCTCAGCTGTCGTGAAAAATGTGTCATGACAGGACTAGTAAAGAAACAGAGATATGCGAGCGAGATATACCGTTTTTCTCTGTCTCGGTCAGAGCCTGGAGGCACTTGAAGACGACACGCGCACCAAGCGAGAAACCCACGAGAGTCACTGGTCTGATATCCTCACAAATATTCCAAAGCAAAAACAAAAAATATTCAACCCAGTGACGTTTTTAATTGTATAAATCTGATGTATTTTTTTATCCAAATAATTGTTTCTCTGAAAATTTATACCTATTTCCTTGTAACCCTTTTCGAAGCGCTTCAGCAAGAAGTCTTCCTGCTTTGTCTGACCTGAAACAGGATAAATACGATGATGATAGTTATTAGTTGCAGTAATGGTTTTTGTATCATACTTTGCATTTCCATGCACTATATATATATTTTATTACCTGTCAATGGCGATACTCCATTTACTATCTATGAAATCAGCAGCTACTAAGATTGTTGCCGGCCATGCCATTGCTGCTAGAAGCGAGCTTAGTACTGTATACATTGCACCTTGTCTCATCAACTCCATAGCAACTCCTGCAACAATTTCTTGTCGCTGTTACCATTTATTCCCAGGGGAATAACAAAAAGTTATATAATATTACTTGAAGTAAGCCAATCCTGAATTGCAGTGCTCACTGCAATAATATTCTTGGATTCCCATATCACTGTGTACCTAACAATCAATTACGAGTTAGTAGGACGAGCCACAAAAATGTACACATGAAGTCAACAACTCATGTTACCTTTCCAAGTTGCTAGTTAAACCTTCCCAGGGCTTTACAAAGTCTTCTTCCTTAAACACAAAGCCAGCAACTAAGATCTCCACTGCTAATCGCTAATTACATCCGGATAGTGCCAAGCAAAGAGATTTCAACATGAAACAGAGACTATAAATGATTAGTCCCAACTCAAAACTATCGTTGCAGTGATCTAGTAGCAGAAGGAAATCGAAACTCACTCCTTGATTATGATTTTCTCCAATAGCTATAAACTCAAACTCTTCAATTTCCCCAGTTCGCCTCGCCATCTTAGTCCCAGCGAGCCCAGCTCCAGCAGCTGATCATGAACACATTCAGATGGAAAGCTTAAGATAAATCTGGTACATGATCACCACTTTTATCCATTGTCTTCTTTGAGTAAGCCAGAAAAAACTGTGGTATAGTCTTTACTTTACCTCCAAAGGATGCTGCAACAGCAACAGAACCAGTAACAGTTCCAGCAGCACTAGCAGCTGCAGCAAACCCACTGGCTCCAATTACAGGAACCAGAGTGCCTAGTGTTGGTGCTAATGCACCAAACCCTGCAGCTATTGCTGGAGCGGCCAATCCTGTTTCATAAAATATGTAAACCAAACTCTAAATCCTAACTCTTAACAGTTTCCAAAAACGTGGGAATGGATATTAACAGTTAGAAGACAACGTACCACCAGTGATAGCCATCAGAGTACCCCCTGTTAACGCAGCCGCTCCAACAATGCCTCCACGCTTCCATTTATCCCATTCACTCTCTGGAGACAAAGACTCTTCTTCTCCCTTATCGCCTGACTTCTGCAATGCCATGGCAGAACATGCAGCCATTGTCTCAACTCCTTCCTATAAATTACCACAATATGAAAATAGTTTTTAGCATAAGAAAATAAGGGAATCCATGATTGGAAGCTTAATATGAAACTTGAAAGGGTTTAATGCAAGCAAACCATTTGGATCCACTGAATATCAAGCCAAGTTGCAAGTAAGCGCAGAGCAACATGGTGACGCGCATCATAGCCTTTCCTACTCCGTGTACATTCTTCCTTATCCTCATGTTTATCTGCCAAGCAAGCAGAGAGTAGCTCGTAAAGAACGCTTATCTTCCTCTCATGGCTAAGCAATGCTGCTTCCTCAACAGGGTTCCCATCTTCAACAACGTCAGGATTGTGGCCACTATCTTTAGCTATATCCTCCCTGTGACTCTCTGTTTCCTTATCTGCAGCACCAGACTGAGCCTCGGGAAGGGAATACTTCTCACGGCATTCGTTTTCGTATTCCAAATGTTTCTCCTTCTTAGCTTCCAAAGATACAGAACCTTGCTGAATACCTTGAACCATAGCTTCAGCAGCTTTAGCTAAAGCGGTCTCTTTCTCCACCATATCACCAGAACCGTCATTATCCGAGAGTAACTTGATGAGCTACAAAGTTTTAACACACAAAAAAGAAGAAGACCTCAACAACTAGCCCTGGGCATAGAAAAACAAATTGAAACCGAACCGGTGTATCTCTAAAACTGAAAAACCAAAACCAAAGAAGAACCGAATGAACATCTAAATATCTACAATACATTTTATATATTTAATCCCTTAATTATATTTAGTTTTAAAATAATCAAATACTCTAAAAATATTATTTATAAATAGAATTACCAAAACACGAACTACCCGAATACTTTTTTGATAACATTCTTTGAATTATCCGATATTTTCATCCGTAAAACTCCGTAGTATCCAACATTTTTATACAAATTATCTGGAAATCGGAAGCGAACCGAAACTAAACCAAATTGACCCGAAATTTTCTGGAAATAGCCGATTCCTAAGTTTGTTACCTAAACCAAAAAACAAACCAAATTTTATAAATATCCGAACGATTTAAGTAGAACCTAAGGAGACCAAAAACTAAAACAACTGAGCCGGAACTAAACCGAAATCCTAACGTCTAGTGTGATCAAAAGACACGGGGGAAATTGGTCATACCGCACCGATGTGAGGCTTAGCCGGAGAAGAAGCAGCAATCTCCTCGATGCCATGCCAAGCTGAGGAATCAATCTGAAGACATCTGAAAGAGATGGTTTCGTCCTGATCATATATACACAGAGAAAAAAATGACTAAAAACGGTGTCGTTTCGGAGGGAATCACCTGAAAACGGGTCGGAGCAAGCCAGAAACTTCGTGGACCCATAGATCCTCGTCCTGGGAGATTGAATCACCGCCGCTGGTTAAGCCATGCTCAGAATCTCCGTTATCTCCGCCGTGATCAGTGACGAGTGGCTTTGTCTGGCTGATCTGCGCTTGGTTGAGTGCGATCGCGAACAATGCGCTTGCCGCGTATCTCTGCGACGGCGTTAAATTCGACGAAGCTTCCACCATCAAATCAGATAAATGTAATTTTCAATCGGAAAAAACAATCAACAAAAAGTTTCTAAATACGTGAAAGATCAATCGAAGAGAGCGAGCGAGCGAGTTCCTCTTGTTCAGTTGTTCTTTCCACTTGTCAGATTCAAACAAAAGAAACAAAAACGACGCCGTGTGATCAAGCAAATAAACAGATATGTGAAGCTTTTATGAAACGTTACACTTATCATATACTATATAGAATATGTGATGATCCCCTACAATGGTTTGATTACATCCACTGACAACAAATATCTTCCATCTTAATACTTACCCTAAGTACACAAACAATGTAAGAAATACACAAGACAGGAGGACAACGTGGAAAACCTAAACAGTCAAAATTATCAGGAAGAAACATTTGACCATATCTTCTTCATATGCACCACTCTTCTTTTTTTTTTCTGATGTGTAAGATTCCCTCACTTATTAATGTTCTGTAATAATCCTGCAAAAAAAGAGAGACAAGAGGGCACTGTCCACCATCCATCAGATGATCTATGCTAACCTGTGCCCTGGTTATGATACATGATCCGCTAAAAGTCCACGGGGTTGTTAGTTCGTAAATGCATTTGCAAATCATTTGTTGAGCTCATGGAGTCACCTTTGCTTACATCAAGCGCTGGGCTATGCCCTTCAACAGGACTGAAGCTATCATTAATGGAGTGGCGGGTTAACTCTCCAGGACCACGGTATGTGGAAGTAGGAGAAGGAAGACGCTTTTGGGACTCCATGGCTTCAACTTCCGCCAAAAGATCTGAGACTGACTCGTCACACTCGTCAGGTCCAGTCACAATGGGTTGCCACTCCGTGGTATCAGACGCAAAGTTGAATTTAAAGGTCGGACTAAAGAGATCTAGAAAGTCGATTTCTTGATTGTCTGTGAAAGACACCAAACCTGGGTTCGAATCCCACACATTTGAAGCACTGCTTGGAGTAGCAGCATTCCAGTTTTGCCCACATGACTGAACTGTAGCCGTAACCTGTTTCTCACCCGAACCGCTAAGGCCAGTTTCGTTTTGATTGCAAGCTTTCTTTACTGTGTTCCCATCTGCCTCTGTATGACCAACATTCCATCTTTCCTGTTGCGGTGGCAGAGTACAGTTTGAGTTTGAGTTTCCTGGAAATGTAGACAGCGAAAGCGAACAGATTATAGGGCTTTGTCCAGGCAAAGGACTGTCAATTTTCAATTTGTTACCCACAGCCTCCCTTTCACTAGAATGAGTGAAATCCAACGGGGTCTGGCTAAAAAGGTTTTCGCTTCTGTTGCTGGCGTCGGAGCCCCTTGTGATGACACTGTTACTGCTAGAAATGACACTCTGGTCGGTGGACACCGAGTTGGGGCTAAAGTCAAGTACTCTACTCTCTAGTTTAGCAACAGCCACACTCCTGTTTTCAACGTTAGCTATAGTAGCTGTCTCTTCCTGCTTCGGGATAGAATGATTCTGAAGCAACCCTGTTTTATGGAACTGCCCATTTAATGCGTCGGTCAAAAGTATGGACCTGTTCTTCTGTTCACCCAACCTCCATATTCTCAGCTCAGGTGGGAAGTGGCCACTCGAACTCCATTGCCGCAGGTTCATTAACGAAAACGGTCCATGAATCTTCCCATCTGGATCTCCATATAACCATATCATATTCAAATCCAACTCATCGATTGGCTTATTGTACAGAGCGGCACGTGTTTCGGCACTGGAAGGTCTCTGTGACTCTCCTTCTTGATGTTGTTCAGAGGCATTCAACCTATCATCGACCTGGAAGGACATAGTTTCAGTATCTGTAACCGGAGACCTTTCTTGATCCAGGAAGTGAGAATCAAGAATCTTCAACATTTCCAAGTGATCCACTCGCTCCTTCCCAAACAATCTCATAAGCCTAGGGTCACACACTATTTCCGAATCCTGAGAAGCGTTTTGTATACTATTCCGTCTCACATACTCTAGCACGAGAGTTTGGACATCGTACTTCGACAAGACGGAAACATCACCGTTTTTCATATACCTAACAAAGTCCAAGAGCTCATCTGTTGCCCAAGCAGCAGCAGCGCCAGTCAATGGTGCAAGTCTATCACCCAGACAACTCTTCGAATCCAATTTACCCGCTTCCATTTTCCTTAGCTTAGCACGACTTAACTTGATAACCCCATCATCATTTTCATGAAGCTGACTAGTAGTCCTTCTCTTAGACGGTTTCCATGGATTTTTCGCTTTGGTAAGATCATCTAACGACAAAGATAGCTTCTCTTTAAGAGAGACCCAGTAGATCTTAAAAAGATACTCCCAGCTGCCTTGATCGTCAAAGTCGACCTGAACCTGGACAAAATGTACATGTTAAACACATTGCAGAAGAAAAGCAAGACAAAGTCTCAGGTTCACTCGTACCTTTTCTTTGTTAGC
It encodes:
- the LOC106319121 gene encoding purple acid phosphatase 5 — translated: MGFRLALVCSAIVLLSISGLSHAGVTSSYTRVAEPSEEMPLETFPPPAGLNAPEQVHITQGDHNGRGMIISWVTPINDDGSNFVKYWITDSDESTKESAEASTSSYTYYDYTSGFLHHATIKGLKYDTKYFYELGTGRSSRRFSFTTPPKAGPDVPYTFGVIGDLGQTYASNQTLYHYMSNPKGQAVLFVGDLSYADDHPNHDQRKWDSYGRFVEPSAAYQPWIWAAGNHEIDFAPSIGETQAFKPYKNRYHVPYRASKSTSPLWYSIKRASAYIIVLSSYSAFDKYTPQNSWLESELKKVNREETPWLIVLVHSPWYNSNGYHYMEGESMRVTFEPWFVENKVDIVFAGHVHAYERSERVSNIKYNITDGLSSPVKDPSAPIYITIGDGGNIEGIANEYTYPQPSYSAYREASFGHALLEIKNRTHALYTWHRNQDDEPVIADSLWVKNRHFLPEEEETLSGDSSA
- the LOC106318238 gene encoding transmembrane and coiled-coil domain-containing protein 4 isoform X2, which produces MGPRSFWLAPTRFQIDSSAWHGIEEIAASSPAKPHIGALIKLLSDNDGSGDMVEKETALAKAAEAMVQGIQQGSVSLEAKKEKHLEYENECREKYSLPEAQSGAADKETESHREDIAKDSGHNPDVVEDGNPVEEAALLSHERKISVLYELLSACLADKHEDKEECTRSRKGYDARHHVALRLLATWLDIQWIQMEGVETMAACSAMALQKSGDKGEEESLSPESEWDKWKRGGIVGAAALTGGTLMAITGGLAAPAIAAGFGALAPTLGTLVPVIGASGFAAAASAAGTVTGSVAVAASFGAAGAGLAGTKMARRTGEIEEFEFIAIGENHNQGRLAVEILVAGFVFKEEDFVKPWEGLTSNLERYTVIWESKNIIAVSTAIQDWLTSRVAMELMRQGAMYTVLSSLLAAMAWPATILVAADFIDSKWSIAIDRSDKAGRLLAEALRKGLQGNRPVTLVGFSLGARVVFKCLQALTETEKNAEIVERVVLLGAPISINNENWRDVRKMVAGRFINVYATNDWTLGVAFRASLLAQGLAGIQPVCIPGIEDVDVTDMVEGHSSYLWKTQQILERLELDNSYPVFRNTL
- the LOC106318238 gene encoding transmembrane and coiled-coil domain-containing protein 4 isoform X1, whose translation is MVEASSNLTPSQRYAASALFAIALNQAQISQTKPLVTDHGGDNGDSEHGLTSGGDSISQDEDLWVHEVSGLLRPVFRCLQIDSSAWHGIEEIAASSPAKPHIGALIKLLSDNDGSGDMVEKETALAKAAEAMVQGIQQGSVSLEAKKEKHLEYENECREKYSLPEAQSGAADKETESHREDIAKDSGHNPDVVEDGNPVEEAALLSHERKISVLYELLSACLADKHEDKEECTRSRKGYDARHHVALRLLATWLDIQWIQMEGVETMAACSAMALQKSGDKGEEESLSPESEWDKWKRGGIVGAAALTGGTLMAITGGLAAPAIAAGFGALAPTLGTLVPVIGASGFAAAASAAGTVTGSVAVAASFGAAGAGLAGTKMARRTGEIEEFEFIAIGENHNQGRLAVEILVAGFVFKEEDFVKPWEGLTSNLERYTVIWESKNIIAVSTAIQDWLTSRVAMELMRQGAMYTVLSSLLAAMAWPATILVAADFIDSKWSIAIDRSDKAGRLLAEALRKGLQGNRPVTLVGFSLGARVVFKCLQALTETEKNAEIVERVVLLGAPISINNENWRDVRKMVAGRFINVYATNDWTLGVAFRASLLAQGLAGIQPVCIPGIEDVDVTDMVEGHSSYLWKTQQILERLELDNSYPVFRNTL
- the LOC106318237 gene encoding zinc finger CCCH domain-containing protein 44, with translation MPEIDLMRVVDRCAADVKLAGDYGSSPPVEALDCGGGSMDVDVDVKLEEEEDSSCVKKTRPRRGRPPRTLGKASPVSSKRREDEDVCFVCFDGGSLVLCDRRGCPKVYHPACVKRTEAFFRSRSKWNCGWHICTACQKDSFYMCYTCPYSVCKRCVRSSEYVLVRENKGFCGICMKTIMLIENAPEANKEKVQVDFDDQGSWEYLFKIYWVSLKEKLSLSLDDLTKAKNPWKPSKRRTTSQLHENDDGVIKLSRAKLRKMEAGKLDSKSCLGDRLAPLTGAAAAWATDELLDFVRYMKNGDVSVLSKYDVQTLVLEYVRRNSIQNASQDSEIVCDPRLMRLFGKERVDHLEMLKILDSHFLDQERSPVTDTETMSFQVDDRLNASEQHQEGESQRPSSAETRAALYNKPIDELDLNMIWLYGDPDGKIHGPFSLMNLRQWSSSGHFPPELRIWRLGEQKNRSILLTDALNGQFHKTGLLQNHSIPKQEETATIANVENRSVAVAKLESRVLDFSPNSVSTDQSVISSSNSVITRGSDASNRSENLFSQTPLDFTHSSEREAVGNKLKIDSPLPGQSPIICSLSLSTFPGNSNSNCTLPPQQERWNVGHTEADGNTVKKACNQNETGLSGSGEKQVTATVQSCGQNWNAATPSSASNVWDSNPGLVSFTDNQEIDFLDLFSPTFKFNFASDTTEWQPIVTGPDECDESVSDLLAEVEAMESQKRLPSPTSTYRGPGELTRHSINDSFSPVEGHSPALDVSKGDSMSSTNDLQMHLRTNNPVDF